The Bradyrhizobium betae genomic interval GGTGATGTGAGCGTTATGGAGTTTGGCAACAAACCTAGTGACGGCGGTCATTTGCTCTTGCAACCAGCCGAGCTTGATTCTTTAGGCCTCGATGCTGAGCAGCGAAAAAGATTTATTCGGCGGATATTCGGGTCGGATGATTTCATCAATGGCGGTTCACGACTTTGCGTTTGGATAGAAAACCCTCATCTCGCTGAGGCGCAGACTATCGAATCATTGAAAGCGCGCATCGATAGTGTTCGAGCGGTGAGGCTGGCAAGTCGGGATAAGGGAGCCAATGCCCTGGCAAAGCGTGCCCATCAACTTAAACTGATGCGCATAGGAGAGAATAGGACGATCGTCGTGCCAGGGGTTTCCTCGGAACGAAGAACCTATTTGCCTGCGGGCCTCATCGACAATCGAACTACACTAACGAACCTTGCCTTCGGTTTGTATGATGCGCCTATTTGGAATATGGCGTTAGTCGTTTCGCGGCTGCATCTAATTTGGATTGCCACGGTCTGCGGCAAGATGAAGACTGATTTCCGCTATTCCAACACCCTCGGCTGGAACACCTTTCCCGTCCCCACCCTCACCGACAAGAACAAGGCCGACCTGACCAATTGCGCCGAGGACATCCTGCTCGCGCGCGAGGCGCACTTCCCGGCGACCATCGCCGAGCTCTACGATCCCGAGAAGATGCCGGCCGATCTCCGCGAGGCGCATGAGCGCAACGACGAAACGCTGGAGCGCATCTATGTCGGCCGCCGCTTCCGCAACGACACCGAGCGGCTGGAGAAGCTGTTCGAGCTCTACACCAAGGCTGTCGCCGGGAAGACCAAGGACGTCGCCTGATCGCCCCTGCAATCAGCGCGAGAAAGAACTCTGGACGCACGTCTCTTCGGAACATATGATGAACAGCGGAAATGGGGGCGTCCATGGAAGGGTTCTAATGGGACCCCGAGAAGAACATTGCGAACCGGCGCAAGCATGGGCTCTCCTTCGAGGAAGCCGTAGAAATTTTCGACGGACCGGTTCTGACGGCAACGGACGAGAGCACCGGCGAGCCTCGCGAGAAGAGCTTCGGTCTCCTCGGCGGGATTGTCGTGGTCTGCGTCATCCATACCGAGCGAAATGGCAGGATTCGCATCATCAGCGCCCGCAGGGCTACGGCGAGTGAAAGAAAGCAGTTCGATGTCTATCTCAAAAAAGCGCTTGGCTGAGTTGGCAGCCCTGCCGGATGGTGCGATCGACACCTCGGACATTCCCGAGGCGGGAGAGGCGTTTTTCCAGGCGGCAAAGCTCCGACCGGGTACCCCGAAAGCCCGGGCCGGCGTTCCCAGCGTCGCCGTCACCTATGCCCGCACCGGTCAATCCACCCGCGCCAACGCGCTCGGCATGCGGCCGATGCAGGAGCGCGCCTATGAGCGGCGTGGCGAGCAATATTTGCTCATCAAGTCGCCGCCGGCGTCCGGCAAGAGCCGGGCGCTGATGTTCATCGCGCTGGACAAGCTGCACAATCAGAACATCAGGCAGGCGATCATCGTCGTGCCGGAAAAGTCCATCGGCGCAAGTTTCCACGACGAGCCGCTGACGAAGTACGGCTTCTGGGCCGACTGGACCGTCGTGCCCAAATGGAATCTCTGCGACGCGCCCGGCTCGGACAATGGCGGCAAGGTCAATTCCGTGGGCGCGTTCCTGGAAAGCGGCGACAAGGTGCTGGTCTGCACGCATGCCACGTTCCGTTTCGCGGTGGACAAATTCGGTATCGAGGCCTTCGACGGCCGCTTGATCGCGGTGGATGAATTCCACCACGTCTCCGCCAATCCCGACAACAAGCTCGGTCAGCATCTCGGCCAGTTCATCGCCCGCGACCAGGTCCACATCGTCGCGATGACCGGCTCCTATTTCCGGGGCGACGCCGAGGCGGTGCTATCGCCGGCCGACGAGGCGAAGTTCGATACCGTCACCTACACCTACTACGAACAGCTCAACGGCTACGAGCACCTCAAGGAACTCGACATTGGCTATTACTTCTACGCGGGTGCCTATGCCGAGGACATCATCAAGGTGCTCGAGCCCGAAGAAAAGACCATCGTCCACATCCCCAGCGTCAACGCCCGCGAGAGCACCAAGGACAAGATCAAGGAAGTCGAGCACATCATCGAGTCCTTGGGTGAATGGCAGGGCACCGATCCCAGTACCGGTTTCCAGCTCGTGAAAACCCCCGCGGGGCGTGTACTCAGGATCGCTGATCTCGTCGATGACGATTCGGCGAGACGCGACCGGGTGTCCGCCGCGCTGAAGAATCCTGCGCAGAAGAACAACCGAGACCATATTGACATCATAATTGCGCTTGGCATGGCGAAGGAAGGGTTTGACTGGGTCTGGTGCGAGCACGCCTTGACCGTCGGCTACCGCTCGAGCCTGACTGAGATCATCCAGATCATCGGGCGGGCCACCCGCGATGCGCCCGGCAAGATCCGCGCCCGTTTTACCAATCTGATCGCCGAGCCGGACGCTTCAGCAGAGGCAGTCAACGAGGCGGTAAATGACACCCTCAAGGCGATTGCGGCCAGTCTCGTTATGGAGCAGGTGCTTGCACCACGTTTTGAGTTTAAGCCGAAGCATTCCGGAAGCACCGCTGCAGAAGGCTTTAGCTACGGCGAAGGTGAATACGACCCGGCCAAATGCAATGTAGGCTTCAATGAGGGTACGGGGCAGTTTCAGATCGAGATAAAAGGCCTAGTGACCCCTAAGAGCGAGAAGGCCCAACAGATCTGCCAGCAGGATTTGAACGAAGTTATAGCCGCGTTTATCCAGGACAAGCCGGCAATCGAACGTGGCCTGTTTGATCAGGAAGTGGTTGCCGAAGAGCTTACGCAGTTGCGGTTGGGCAAGATTATCAGAGACAAGTATCCAGAGCTGGATGACGCGGATCAGGAGGCCGTTCGCCAACACGCGATCGCTGCTCTAAACCTCACTCAAATGGCAAAGAAAGTTGCTGTTGGGGAAGGCGGAGGCCCGGGTGAACCCCGTCCAAATACAGCGTTTGTGGATGGCGTGCGTAAGTACGTCCTTGATGTGACCGAACTGGACATCGATCTCATTGATAGCGTCAATCCGTTTGGAGAAGCCTATGCCATTCTTTCCAAGCACATGAACGCAACGAGCCTTGAACAGGTCAAAGCAATGATAGCGGCCAAGCGGGTCAGCATGACCATGGACGACGCCCGCGATCTCGCCAAGCGCGCTCTGAAATTCAAGCACGATCGCGGCCGATTGCCCTCGATCACGGCGGGCGACGCCTGGGAGAAGCGCATGGCCGAAGGCGTCGCCTTCCTTGCCCGCATGAAGGCGGAGGCCGCGCGTGGCTGACTTCACCGACGAGGACGACGCGCTGCTCGAGGAACTGGGCGTCGAGGTCGAGACCAGAAAGCAGGGAGGCCGGACGCCGCGCGAGGAGCGGATCATCGCCGGCTTCGAGGACATCCAGCGCTTCGTCGACCAGCATGGGCATCCTCCGCAGCACGGCGAAGATCGCGACATCTTCGAGCGGCTGTATGCGATCCGGCTCGATCGCTTGCGCGATCTCGACGAATGCCGCAACTTGCTCGCGCCGCTCGATCGTCAGGGGCTGCTGGAAAGTGTCTCGACGCCGATGGGCTTCGCAGACCAGCTCGATGACGATCAACTGCTTTCGCAGCTCGGTGTCGAGGGAGTTGGCGCGAGCGACATCACCGAGCTTCGGCATGTGCGATCGACGGCCGAGAAGCGCGCGGCCGAGGAGGTCGCCAATCGGCAGAAATGCGAGGATTTCGGCAAGTTCAAGCCTCTGTTTGAGCAGGTGCAGAAAGATATCAGCCTCGGATTCCGACAGACGCGGCGGTTCGAGCGCAAGTCCGAGATCGCTCGTGGGCGGTTCTATATCCTCGGCGGACAGAAGGCCTATGTCGCCGCAATGGAGGAGCCTTTCAGCAACGAGCATGGCAACATCGACGCCCGGCTCCGGGTAATCTTTGACAACGGCACCGAGAGCAATCTGCTGATGCGCTCGTTTCAGAAGGCGTTGCAACAGGATGCCGCGGGCCGTCGGATCATCGAGCCGTCGGCCGGGCCGCTGTTCGCCGACGACAACGAGGATGGTGACGAGGCGAGCGGCATCATCTACGTGCTGCGCAGCAAATCGGACCATCCGGCTGTCGCCGCGCATCGCAACGTCCTGCATAAGATCGGCGTCACCGGCGGCGACGTCAAACAGCGCGTCGCGAGTGCCAAGCTCGACCCGACGTTTCTCATGGCCGAGGTCGAGATCGTCTCGACCTACGAGCTTTACAACATCAACCGGACCAAACTCGAAAACCTCATTCACCGCGTCTTCGGAGCAGCGCAGCTCGACATCGAGATTCCCGATCGCTTCGGCAACCTGGTCGTGCCGCGCGAATGGTTTCTGGTGCCGCTCTTCGTCATCGACGAAGCCGTGGAGCGCATCAAGAACGGGACGATCACCGAATATGGCTATGAGCCGGCGCAAGCTGCGCTGGTGCGCCTGGACGCAAGCAAGTCTCACCGCGGGGCGCAAGCCAGATGAAAACAACGCTGAAGGTTTTCAAATGGGACGATGATCTGGCTGTCGAGCTTCCCCAGGAGCTTGTCGACCGCCTCTCGCTCAAGGAAGGAGACGAGATCGAAATCGTCGAGGCAGATAACGAGAGCGACGGCCAACGGGATAGAGGCGGGCCGCAGCCATAGCTACGTGCCGGGTCTCGCCGAGAATGCCATCATGCCAGTGTTTTGCCCGACGGGTCAAGGAAAATTCGTAAAAACCGCAAGCGAGCGAAAATCCCCTTTGATATCAGAGCCCGGCTACTGTGCATGGGGTTGTTCTCGACTTTTTATTTTGGTCACCCTCTCCGCCGCGCCGCCGCCGCCGCGTCCACCACGTTCTCCACTTCCTCGCGCCAGTTCAAAATCTCCATCGCCAGTACGGGATGATTGAATCCCTTGAGTTGGAGATCGTCGAGTGCGCGTGCCTCCACCCAGGGCTCGACGATGCCGTAGACGCGGCGGCTGACCACGATCTGGTTGGGCTTGGCCTCGCCGCAGAGGCGGGAGGCGAGGTTGGTGACGCTGCCGATCGCCGCATATTCCAGCCGCTGCTCGAAGCCGACCTGGCCGAGCGTGGCATAGCCGAGCGCGATGCCGATGCCGAACCCCAGGCTATGGCCGCGGTTGCGCCAGCGCTCGGTCAAGGGGCCGATCGCGTCGCGCATCTCCACCGCCATCTTCACCGCGCGCTTGGTATGGTCCTCGAACTGGATCGGCGCGTTGAACAGGATCATCACGCCGTCGCCGGCATATTTGTCGAGCGTGCCCTCGTATTTGAAGATCAGCGTGCCGAGCGCGGCGTGATATTCGCGAAGCACGTTCATCGCCTCTTCCGGTTCGGTCGCCTCGGTGAAGGCGGTGAAGCCGCGCAGGTCGCAGAACACCACGGTCACTTCGCGGCGCTGGCTGGTGAGCAGACCCTCGGGGCT includes:
- a CDS encoding DEAD/DEAH box helicase — translated: MSISKKRLAELAALPDGAIDTSDIPEAGEAFFQAAKLRPGTPKARAGVPSVAVTYARTGQSTRANALGMRPMQERAYERRGEQYLLIKSPPASGKSRALMFIALDKLHNQNIRQAIIVVPEKSIGASFHDEPLTKYGFWADWTVVPKWNLCDAPGSDNGGKVNSVGAFLESGDKVLVCTHATFRFAVDKFGIEAFDGRLIAVDEFHHVSANPDNKLGQHLGQFIARDQVHIVAMTGSYFRGDAEAVLSPADEAKFDTVTYTYYEQLNGYEHLKELDIGYYFYAGAYAEDIIKVLEPEEKTIVHIPSVNARESTKDKIKEVEHIIESLGEWQGTDPSTGFQLVKTPAGRVLRIADLVDDDSARRDRVSAALKNPAQKNNRDHIDIIIALGMAKEGFDWVWCEHALTVGYRSSLTEIIQIIGRATRDAPGKIRARFTNLIAEPDASAEAVNEAVNDTLKAIAASLVMEQVLAPRFEFKPKHSGSTAAEGFSYGEGEYDPAKCNVGFNEGTGQFQIEIKGLVTPKSEKAQQICQQDLNEVIAAFIQDKPAIERGLFDQEVVAEELTQLRLGKIIRDKYPELDDADQEAVRQHAIAALNLTQMAKKVAVGEGGGPGEPRPNTAFVDGVRKYVLDVTELDIDLIDSVNPFGEAYAILSKHMNATSLEQVKAMIAAKRVSMTMDDARDLAKRALKFKHDRGRLPSITAGDAWEKRMAEGVAFLARMKAEAARG
- a CDS encoding GIY-YIG nuclease family protein, encoding MADFTDEDDALLEELGVEVETRKQGGRTPREERIIAGFEDIQRFVDQHGHPPQHGEDRDIFERLYAIRLDRLRDLDECRNLLAPLDRQGLLESVSTPMGFADQLDDDQLLSQLGVEGVGASDITELRHVRSTAEKRAAEEVANRQKCEDFGKFKPLFEQVQKDISLGFRQTRRFERKSEIARGRFYILGGQKAYVAAMEEPFSNEHGNIDARLRVIFDNGTESNLLMRSFQKALQQDAAGRRIIEPSAGPLFADDNEDGDEASGIIYVLRSKSDHPAVAAHRNVLHKIGVTGGDVKQRVASAKLDPTFLMAEVEIVSTYELYNINRTKLENLIHRVFGAAQLDIEIPDRFGNLVVPREWFLVPLFVIDEAVERIKNGTITEYGYEPAQAALVRLDASKSHRGAQAR
- a CDS encoding AbrB/MazE/SpoVT family DNA-binding domain-containing protein, producing MKTTLKVFKWDDDLAVELPQELVDRLSLKEGDEIEIVEADNESDGQRDRGGPQP